The sequence GCAACTGTTTTCGATCGACTCGCCCCCTTCAGTCGCTTAAGCCGTACTTTAGACGGGCAACTAAATCATATATCTGACCTGTTTTCCGGACACCGTTGTTACTAATTACTATTACCATCACAATAAAACCCATCTTGTCAGGACATTATACCCGAAGGCGTGCGAAACCACGTTTACCCACGCGCAGAATCATCTGATCTTCCACACATAGTAGGGCGCGTGGATCCGTCACTTTTTCATCGTTCAGACGGACGCCGCCCTGCTGAACCAAACGGCGCGCCTCGCCATTACTCGGTGATAACCCCGCAGATACAATCAACTGCAATAGCGGAACCCCGCCTTCCTGCATCAAGGGCGTAACATCAACATCCTTAATGTCGTCGGGTAGTTTGTTCTTCGCAAAAACATTTTTAAATTCGGTCGATGCGTGGGCGGCCGCATCGTCCCCATAAAAACGAGCCACAATGTTCTGTGCCAGCTGGTCTTTTATATCGCGCGGATGTTTTTCACCAGATTCCACGGCCTTTTTGAGTGCCTGCACCTCGTCAGAGGGCATGCACTGGATAAATTCAAAATAGCGCCACATCAACTCATCGCTCACAGACATGGTTTTGCCAAAAATTTCTTTGGGTGTTTCTGTTACACCGATGTAATTATTGAGACTTTTGCTCATCTTGTTGACGCCATCCAGCCCTTCAATCAGCGGCAAAGTCATGACCACTTGCGGTTCCTGCCCATAGACCTTTTGCAACTCGCGACCAAGGAGCAGATTGAATAACTGATCCGTCCCGCCCAATTCAATATCAGCCTGCAGCATCACCGAATCATAGGCCTGCACCAACGGGTACATGAACTCTACCAGCGAAATGGGCTGATTGCCCGCATAGCGTTTGGAAAAATCATCTCGCGCCAGCATTTGCGCAACGGTCACATGCGACGAAAGGCGGATCACATCTTCAAAAGACATGGGTGCACACCATTCCGAATTAAAACGAACTTCTGTTTTATCCGGATCCAGCACCTTAAACACCTGTTCTTTGTAGCTTTCCGCATTGGCTTTCACCTGCTCACGCGTCAAAGGTTTGCGGGTCTGTGATCGACCGGAAGGATCGCCAATCATCCCTGTGAAGTCGCCGATCAAGAAAACCACCGTATGGCCGCAATCCTGAAACTCACGCAGTTTATTCAACCCCACCACATGACCAAGGTGAATATCCGGTGCCGATGGATCCGCCCCGTATTTAATCCGTAACGGCCGCTTTTCCGACGCCGCGCGTTCCAATTTTTTGCGTAAATCATCTTTCGAAACCATGTCCACACAACGCGAACACAAGACATCCAACTGCTGCTCAATATTCATGCTATCATCCCAAATCTGTGCGTTTTCATCCGCTTTTCACTTCTTCCGACCATTGGAAAATTCCATGAGAAAAAGTTCCAATGCCTGGAACTTTTTTCCCGCCTTTTTCCAATGGTTGGAACTTTTCGAAATAAAAGTTCCAATAGTTGGAAAAAATAGAACGTGACATTTTCATTTTTTCCAAGCATTGGAAATGCTTTTTCGCAGAATTATTGTCTTAATTTATATGATTTAGTTACTGTTTGACGATGTGGTGTTATTCGGGTAGGGCTTTTTTCCGAAACAGGAGGAACAGTATACAATGACTGAAAAAACAAAAACGATTGAACGTAACCTCGGCACACAGCCCATCGCTGCGATCATGAACGAACGGGAATTGAAGCCGCATGATCTGGTGATCGCATCGACTGAAATGATTACGCACCGCATGGTGACCAAAGCATGTCAGGGACGGCGTCTGACCAGTAACGTGAAATGCAAAGTACGCAATGCCCTGAATCTGGTGACGGAAGGAACCTATTCCATCGCCGACTTGTTTACGTATTAAGCAGAAAAGCCCGTTCAGGGACTGGTGTAAATCATGTACAGGCCGCCGAGCAGCACCAGTACACCGCAGGTTTTTTTAAGCATCAAGGCGCCTCTTGAGGCTTCACTCCAGTTCAAATAGCGTTGCACCATTTCGGTACATGTACCCGCTAAAACGATCACGGAGCAATGGCCTATGCCATACATAATCAAGAGCAGGATGCCGTATTTCATGTGGGTGGATGCCAGTCGAAAGGTTACCGCCAGCATGGGGGCCATATATGCAAAGGTGCATGGACCCAATGCTACACCAAAGATCAGTCCGAGAATAAACGAAGCCAGATACCCCTTACGTTTCATGCCCACACGACCCGGTCCGCTGAAGGGCAGGGAAATGACGTCGAGTAAATGCAAACCCACCATAAAAAAGATGGCCGCAACACCATAATTGCCATAGCGGCCCACGTCGCCGAGCATTCGCCCTGCCAAAGCCGTCAAAATTCCGATCAGGCCAATGGTTATCAGGATGCCCAGCGCAAAGAGCGTCGACAGACATGCAGCCCGACGGACCGTCATCGCCTCCTGCTGACCAATGACTCCCACAATCAGCGGAATGCTAGCCAAGTGGCATGGGCTCAACAGGATACTGCACACGCCCCAAAAAAAGGAAGCGGCCAGAGCCACGGCGAGACCGCCATCAACGGCACGGGTAAGCACGGTAAACAGGGCATCCATAATGATCTATTTTCCGCTCAATTCATTCCATTTGCTCAGAATGTCGTCCTTTGGAAAGAACCCTTCATGCCGATACAGCTCTTTTCCGTCAGCACTCATAAAGATCTGCGTAGGGATAGCGCGAATACCAAACTGTTTAGCCGCTTCCTTATTTTTCCACACATCAATAAAGCGTACGGTAAACTGATCGGAATAATGCTCCGACAAGTCTTCCAAAATCGGCTCCATCATTTTGCACGGCTTACACTTACTCGCACCAAGATCAATGAGCTGGGGCAGCGCAGCGGGCACGGCAGCTTGCGACGCCATGGCCGAAACGTTTTCTGGAGGAGACACGGTTTCGGTGGGTTCTTCGCGCTGTTTCACGGCATAAACCACTCCTGCGGCCACTGCCAGCAGGACAAGGATTCCAACTCTGTGAATCATTCTCATAACGACCCCTGGTTTCGCATTTATTTCAGCAACATGGCCTGAATATCGCCGGCACTTAAGACCTTGCCTGACGACTTCAACGCTCCGTCAATCATGAGAGCCGGAGTGATCATCACGCCCATGGCCATGATATCCTTTATCTTATCAACCTTACTGATTTCCGCATCAACGCCCGACGCTTTTACTGCCGCATCCGCATTGGCATAGAGCGTTTTACATTTGGGACAACCTGTTCCAAGAATCTGTATTTTTTTCATTTTAACGTTCCTTCTGCTGTTTTTTTGATTACGCCAGATTCCCCGGCATGCCTTCAACAAACTTTTTGATTTCATCGCGCACCCGCCGATAGTGATTCAGCGCCTCCTCATCAGAAGCGGCTGATTGGGCCAGTTTTGGGGGATCGTCGAATCCGACATGGATGACTTTGCCCGGAAAAAAGGGACAGTTCTCATTGGCGTGACCACATACCGTAACCACGTAGTCGAAGGATACATCAGGCAGTTCATCTAATAATTTGGAATGATGATCAGAAATATTTACGCCGGCCTCAGCCATCACCTTCACGGCATTCGGATTTAATCCATGGGTTTCAATGCCTGCTGAATAGACATCCATTACATCGCCTTTCAAATAGCGGGCCCAGCCTTCAGCCATCTGGCTTCGGCAGGAGTTTCCTGTACATAAAAACAAAACCTTCTTTTTCATTTAAGATCTCCAGCTGATATTACTGTCAATTACCCATTAACAACGACTTTGATCACCATAATCATGGCTGCGGTCAGCGAGGTGATCGCAAAAATATATTTTAAATTCTTTGGTTTAAACTTCAGGGTCAGCCTAGCACCGAGTCCACCGCCCAGCAAACCTCCGATGGCCAGCGGCAGTGCCGGCGCAACATTAAAATGTCCGGAACTGATGTGCCCAAGAAAACCAGCCGAGGCCGTGATCAGTACCAGAGTCGTCGACGTTCCCACGGCCACACGCATGGGAACGCGCAAAGCCAAGGTCATCAGCGGCACCAAAAAAGATCCGCCGGAAACACCCACCATGCCCGCAATAAAGCCAGTGGTCAGCACCACAGGAACAACCAGCAAGACATGAACAGGATATACCGCATCGCCGGACGTCATCCGACAGGTCAGGCGTCCCTGCGGCTTCATTTCATTTTTCACCGGTTTCAGCATCAGCAGTGAGGCTACAAAGACAAAAAATGCAAAAACGATTTTCAGCAGCCGATCCGGAAACAGATCCGAGCAAAAGCCACCAAAGAAGGCCGAAACCAGCGTCATACTGCCGATCAGTGCCACCAGTTTCCAGTCCGTCACGTTCTGTTTACTGAACAGAACCGTTGCGGCCAGTGACGAAACAATCAGCACAAACTGGCCGATTGCTGCCGCTTCGTGCATACTGAAGCCCGCCAGAGCAATCGCCAGCACATAGAAATTACCACCACCTCGCCCAGTCATCGTCATAACGGCAGCGATGGAAAAAATCAATCCAGCCAAAATCCAGACAGACATGAGGTTACCCGTTGATTTTTTTGTAGATCCTACCCGGTTTCAATGCATCCATCATCGGAGCATAACCACCAGGAAGTACTTTCACCTGATCGAAGCCTTTGCTTTTCAAGTAAGCAAAAATAATCACACACCGCACACCGGAGGAACAAAAGACGCCAATGAGCCGGTCGCGCGGGATTTCATCCAGTCGCGCAGGCACTTCATCTGTAGGAATTTCCAGCACATCGCACATATATTTCAATGGCAGGCGCACCGTCTCTAATTCTTCCTTCGCCCGGACATCCAGCAGAAGCGGTCGCTCAGCCTTCAAAAAAGCATCGACTTCCATTTTGTGCTGACTGGTTCCAAAATAGTTGAAATCCATAGCACATATTACTTTTTCAAACTCATTCATATCGACTTCCTTATTTGGTAATTACGCCAAATAGATAATAAAGTAACCGAAGCATGTCAACCATTTAGTAAAAAGACCAGGCAGGATCATGTAAGGCAGAATATGCAGGGGGTGCTCCATTTACCCCTGCAACCCACAAATCAATCTCACAAAAAACGTTCCGCCAGCGCATCGGGAACAGCCATTGAACCGGCACCCACGCCCATATAAATACCCGGGGTGGCATCGCCATGATAATCGGTACCCCCAGTTTCAAACAATCTGAACGATTTCGCGATGCGGCGCAACCGGCGTATCATTTTGTTGTCATGATTGGGATACAACACCTCAATTCCCGCCAATCCGGCATCGACCAGTTCACCAATCTGCGCCCACAGCGGTGCCGGTGCGAGGTCGATCGTACAGGCATGAGCCAGCACTGCGGCACCGCCTGCATTATGAATCAGCTGGATACAGTCCGCTGGAAGTAACTTGCGACGAGGAGCATAACAGGGGCAACCCTTGGTCAGAAAGCGGTTAAAGGCCTCTTTTGAAGTCACAACATAACCGGCCTTAACCATAGCCTTGGCAAAATGCACTCGGCCAATCACATCCTCACCCGCTTCGTCCATCACATGCTGCCAGGTGAGATGCATCCCCTGCTTTTGAATCAGATACAGCATTTCCTCGTTTCGGGCCTCGCGACCGTTTCGGATCCACTGCAAATGCTCTATAAGTGTCCCATCGGATCGATGTACCCCATATCCGAGAATATGCATTGTTCCATACCGGAAATCCGCACTGACCTCCACCCCTGGAATACCCTTAACCCCCACCTCGGCACAGGCCTCAAGGAAAGACGCCACCCCTTTGACCGTGTCATGATCCGTCAGAGCAATCGCATATAGACCCGCGTCGGACGCCAACTGCGCCAGCTGCTGCGGTGTTTTTGATCCGTCTGAAAAGGTAGAATGCATATGAAGATCAATCATACGTTTCCTTTCAGGATTATTCCTCAGGGCCGCTGCAAATCAATATCTCAGGTCCGTCCGCGATAGACGATGCGACCTTTCGTCAAATCGTAGGGAGACATTTCCACCTTCACGCTGTCACCCGTCGTGATACGAATAAAATGCTTCCGCATTTTTCCTGAAATGTGCGCCAAAATTTCATGCCCGTTTTCCAATTTTACGCGATACATTGTCGCGGGCAGTACTTTAATAACCACGCCTTCAACTTGAATCAGATCTTCTTTTTTATTTTCGTCCGCCATAGAATTCTCCAGTAATGGGTAAAAAAAATTAGGGTCGTTGCTATCACATACACACATATGGAGCAAGGCTTTTCAGCATTGACCGCACGTCATCATAGCCAGATGCGGCTTAGGATCCCGCCTGATCCCTCTTCGTTTCCTTAAAATACGACGAAGCCTTTTGGTAGACGTAGGACAATAGAAGCAGTAGCAAACCCGTTCCGATAAAGGCCGCGATGCGTTCCAGTCCTGCCAGTTCTGAAGAATCAAACAACAGAACCTTCGCCGTCGTCACCACAAACAAAACCAGCCCGGCGTACCGATGAACAGCCGTGCGGCGTTTCATTCCCCAGAAAATAAACAACAACGCGCATACTGCCCAAAACAATGTCATTACCGGCCCGGCCCAGACTCCACCGCCACGGCCCAGCTCCATCGATATGAGCCCGACCCCTGAAAAAAGGGAGAAAATACTCAGAACCCCGGCATAGACGCGGGACGGAAGGACAAATTGCGCATCGACTGTCGTCAGCCGTGCTCGCAAAAAGACCAGAAGGGAACCCAGCATCATCAGCTGGATCAGGCTATACTCAAAATCATACCCGACAAAAACATCATTGGAGCAGGTAAACCAAGTATCGAGCAGCAATATTTCCACAGGGACGATTAAAAGCAGGATACTTCCCAGAACCGTTATTGATGACGTCTTCGGAGCACATCCAGCCAACAGCGCGCCGCCAATCAACAATATACACGTTGATGCCAGCCAGCTCCATACATTATCCACTCCGTACACGCTGAACGTATCCACAAAAAGAAAAGTCAGCGCGCCTAACACACCGAACCACAACAACAGATCGCGCCAGGCCTCGCCATGGCCTGCATCGTCAAAGCCCTCGGCTATTTTACCTTGAACACCGATCAATCCCGCCGACAGCATTCCCATAATAAAACCGGTATTCAGGAACAATCGCGGGGTATCCACGATCGCCCCTCCATCGAGCAGCAGTGCCTTGATCAACCCGGTCATCCCAAGCAGGAATGCCCCGCTCTTTAAAAAATGAGATCCGGTACGGCGGGCCAGCCAGGCGAGCAAGACTCCTTCTATGGCCCAACCCGACGTCACCCACGCCCCATCAAACTGAACAGGCAGTGCCAGCGAAATAAATAAAATCCCTCCCGTAAAAAACGCCAGAATCTCCCCGCTGAATAATGTACGCACGCGAAATGCAACATACGACAACGCAAAATGCATCAATGCCAGCAAAACGAATGAAACACCGATCCAATGATGTAACCCCGCATGATCCAGCAGACTGTAATCCGACCAAAGCAGTAGCAGCGACGCACTGACCAAGCGAACAATATCCACCGTTCTTCCCACCATCTGCTGTTCGCTGCGCAATTTGAGTAAACCCAGCGCCGCAAATTCGACAAAAAATAAACAGGCAAACACCAGTCCGGTCTGCCAGTCCCCATCATTCGCTGCATCAAGCCATATAAAGAAATGCAAGACCGTAAAAACAAAGGCCAGATTGTACAGCACCTGCCATTTGCGCCGCGCACCTAGCAAAATAACCGGGACATTGACCAATGCCGCATACGCCAGTAAAAACACAGGAGACGTGGTATCGCTTCCCACCAGCAGCGGCGTCACAAATGCCCCCAGCACACCCAGCACGCCCACCGCCTGCGAACGATACCGCATCGCCAGCCCAAAAACGGCCAGAGCACTGATGACCAGCCCCACTCCTGCAGTGCAGGCACTGATCACATGATAAAATCCATAGGCGGCATATACCGTAAAATAAAAAAGGGAACTTCCGCCACCCGTTAATGCTCTCGCCAGCAAGATGACACGCTCATCTTTTCTTTGAACCACGTGACCGATTCCAACCAGAGCACCCCCTGCCATCAGACCAAAAAGAATGCGCATTCTCGGCCCGACCAGTGATTGCTGAATAGCAAAACCTACCAAAAGGGCGATCCCCGCAATTAATATGGCAACACCCACAAACGCGGCGGCCTTGCCTCCCATCATAAATTCCAGACTGACACGGGGCTTGGTTGAATCCGGCGAAGCGGACTCCGTCACTTTACGGGACGGGGCCACCGCAGGCATCGATTCTGAAGACACGGCCTTCCGACCGGTCAAGGTATGTGCCTCATTCCCCTGCTGATCCGCACGCAGCTGCTCCACTTCACGCTTCAGCAACGCCACCCGCACCAAAGCCGTGATCGATACGACCAGCGGGGCTGCAAAAAGAAACAGAACAAACAATCCAATGAGAAATTCCATATACAAACTCTCCGTTTATAAGAACGGTACGGAAATCATTACGCTTTGAAAAGCCAAATAATACGCACAAAAAAAGGCGAGCCGAAGCTCGCCTGAAATTCACTTGATCCCTAAACGCTTAAGCGCTCGGTGGATCGGGAGTGGGGGGAGCCGGCGTCGGTACAGGAGTAGGAGTAGGAGTAGGATCGTCATCCTTGTTTCTGTTTTCTTCAATGACAGCGGCCGTAGCAACACCAGCGCCAACAACGGCAACACCACTAACGATCAACGTCGTGGTGCTAAGACCAAAAAGTCCGCCACCTGCAGCAGCAACACCACCTGCACCACCGCCACCACCAGCGGCCAATGCACCAGCACCGCCAAGTTCCTGACCACCAACCTGCATCGGCATATCAGGAACGATCAAACGGCATTCCGTGATGCTTGCGACAGCAGAAGCATCGACAATGGCCAATTTTTTGCCATCGACGCTCACCACATAGCGACCATCATTCACGTCCACCGAAGCAACACCATTCTGATTTGCTTTGGCTTCTGCAACCATCTTACCATTGTCTACATTGTTCAATTTCAGATCGGCGCCTTTCAACGGTTTAATACCGCTGGCATCCAACATTTTGAACACGCAGGTACCGCTTTTCATTTTGACTAAAGCCGTACTCTGATTATTTGCAGCCATTACGCTGCCGGCCACCAACAGGCCAACTAATGCGATAACTAATTTTTTCATCTTTTTCTCCACATCCAGTGCTTCTCAGTTAACTAATATTGCGCTGCTATTACCTTTTTCTTTTTCGTTTCCGAAAAATCTCTGTTTTGTTCTCTGCGAGACACCGTCACAGCCTTGGCTGCAACTTTCGCTTTAGAACCCAGTTTTTCGTCCTTTAGCGTCGTCTCCACATCACCTTTGCTCACATCGCGATCCGAGGTGATTCGCTGCACAACACGGTCATTACCGCCCATGCGATCCGCACTCATCCGCGCATCCTGCTCGGCACATGCGACACCGCATATCCCACAGAGGAAAAGTGACAAACTGATTTTCCAATACATTTTCATGAGCGGTATTCAACAACAACAAGGGAAGGCATTCAAGCATTTTTTAAAAAGATAACCACATCGCCTGGTTGCAACCTCGCTCAAAACGATCCTCAACATAGGCCGCCTCATACCACAGATTCGACTGCATCCCTGTATGCATACGATATGCGGGAGGGTTTTTCGAAAAGGCCGTAACCAAAACAAAATGCCCCACGGAATTAATATTGGTCGTATTAGCCAAAAAAACAATAATCGGCAGTTCATTTGAGAGCGTCATCAAGCCTTTTCCTGTATCTGAATCATACCGGTCTGTGCGATAGCCGTGCTGCAGCGCACAATCCTCTATCAGATCCATGGTTGTCCCGTTCAGTGCCGGCATATATACGTCATCATAGATATCGGAAAAAGAGGCAACCCTTTCCGGAGCCGCATACACCATGGCCATCTGCAACGCCACCAGTCCACAATAATTGCTGGGTGAAGATATAAAATGCACATCCACACCGGACTCCACCACAGGCGGCGCAGTAACCGTCACACAGGCGGACAGCAGACCGAGAAACAACAGTGAACCCGAAACCAATATTAATCGGCGGCGCGAACGCATCGAAATCCAACCCGGCTGTTAAAAGCTTTCTGATCACTGTAGCCGCGACTGGCACAGCGAAGCATATCCAGTTCATTTTTAAACGAGCCGCCGCGCATTACACGCCGTCCCTTGCCGATGACATCTTTTGAGAGGCATGGATTAACGGGATTATTCCTAAAGTACGTCGCATAGGATGCCGCATCGTAATAATCCTGACACCACTCCCACACATTTCCAGCCATGCCATAGCATCCCGCTTTATTGGGTGGATAATAGTCAACAGGACAGGTAAAGCGCCAATAATCCGCATTCTGATGATTTTCCTGCTGAAAATTAGCATACAGAACCACCCGATCTATGGCAGCATCATCTCCCCATGGAAAAATAACATTCTCACCGCCAGAGCGGGCCGCATATTCCCACTCCGCTTCTGTTGGCAGTCGATATCCATCCGCGTTCCTGTCACAATAGCTCCCCGTATCATCAATGCGATAACAGGGGGTCAAGCCCGCTTCCTCGCTCCGCCAGTTACAAAATTTCACCGCATCTTCCCACGTTACATTGACGACGGGCTGGGATTCATCCTGTTCAAATTCCGGTTTATCCCATGTGTAATCTGATTTCACGCGTTCGGCTTCCGTAACGTACTTTGTGCTGTCAATAAAGGAACGGAACTGCGCGAGGGTCACTTCAAACCGATCGATCATAAAGGAATTCAGACGTACGGCATGTGCGGGAACCTCATCGGGCATAAAGCCGCTGTAAGTCCGGCCCATATCATACTGTCCTTCCTCCAGTTCCACTTCATTTCCATATCCCCACCACGCATAACCTTTCAGCGTATAGGGCAGGAAATCAACCAAACCCGCATCTTTTTTCACGCAAAGAATTTGATTCCAGCGTACAGGTATTTTCCGGCCCGCATAGCGAACCTGCACATCCAGCACATCCTCAGCAGGACGCCCTTCTATGCGAACCAAGTCGCTTCGGATCATAAATTCATCATTGGCCTGACGCACCATCAGCGTAACATCCTCGACGGCCGCCTGAACCTTTCCAGAATTCTGCGTTTTCAACACCACGTCATCTCCGGCCAGTGACCCCACAAAGATCTGGCCATCTTTCAAGAGAACAAGGGAATCGCCTTCATGAACAGGAACCATACTATGTGCATCATAAACCAGTTCCTTGCAGGCATCCATTTCGACCTGAATGGTTCTATTCTTTTTCAGCGACGACTTAATT comes from Spartobacteria bacterium and encodes:
- a CDS encoding PHP domain-containing protein codes for the protein MIDLHMHSTFSDGSKTPQQLAQLASDAGLYAIALTDHDTVKGVASFLEACAEVGVKGIPGVEVSADFRYGTMHILGYGVHRSDGTLIEHLQWIRNGREARNEEMLYLIQKQGMHLTWQHVMDEAGEDVIGRVHFAKAMVKAGYVVTSKEAFNRFLTKGCPCYAPRRKLLPADCIQLIHNAGGAAVLAHACTIDLAPAPLWAQIGELVDAGLAGIEVLYPNHDNKMIRRLRRIAKSFRLFETGGTDYHGDATPGIYMGVGAGSMAVPDALAERFL
- a CDS encoding cytochrome C biogenesis protein, producing MMDALFTVLTRAVDGGLAVALAASFFWGVCSILLSPCHLASIPLIVGVIGQQEAMTVRRAACLSTLFALGILITIGLIGILTALAGRMLGDVGRYGNYGVAAIFFMVGLHLLDVISLPFSGPGRVGMKRKGYLASFILGLIFGVALGPCTFAYMAPMLAVTFRLASTHMKYGILLLIMYGIGHCSVIVLAGTCTEMVQRYLNWSEASRGALMLKKTCGVLVLLGGLYMIYTSP
- a CDS encoding formylglycine-generating enzyme family protein — translated: MMRRCILGGLLAVLVSVSSWAESDFYSATLLATSGESFSVYVENLPVTLITDYGRLSFAMEDIFSLKRVERPQKDAEDDDDKMEEAVFSLTTTAGDRWQGEAATKSLRIDEFGEVSDFDIEDVDMLMLTEAHSRQDMAIGSAMVTTTNGISVHILVDKQMLNMQRVLPEMAKDKDDDDKDSKKKDGEFVLSLPVGMISMAELSPVYRVEKKKYFETKRSKKKDKEDGKEPELEAIIARITLNSGLVFEMELVDYDAEMDVEDQFGNRIELKLSEIARINGAETPEMTYSRSERELLAASVSMEDGRTRVMPVNVPSWQISSGQGKEDIPAYLVRRMSRMDDSSDWRVETVFGDILIGTVSPAMFEIKSSLKKNRTIQVEMDACKELVYDAHSMVPVHEGDSLVLLKDGQIFVGSLAGDDVVLKTQNSGKVQAAVEDVTLMVRQANDEFMIRSDLVRIEGRPAEDVLDVQVRYAGRKIPVRWNQILCVKKDAGLVDFLPYTLKGYAWWGYGNEVELEEGQYDMGRTYSGFMPDEVPAHAVRLNSFMIDRFEVTLAQFRSFIDSTKYVTEAERVKSDYTWDKPEFEQDESQPVVNVTWEDAVKFCNWRSEEAGLTPCYRIDDTGSYCDRNADGYRLPTEAEWEYAARSGGENVIFPWGDDAAIDRVVLYANFQQENHQNADYWRFTCPVDYYPPNKAGCYGMAGNVWEWCQDYYDAASYATYFRNNPVNPCLSKDVIGKGRRVMRGGSFKNELDMLRCASRGYSDQKAFNSRVGFRCVRAAD
- a CDS encoding translation initiation factor IF-1 — encoded protein: MADENKKEDLIQVEGVVIKVLPATMYRVKLENGHEILAHISGKMRKHFIRITTGDSVKVEMSPYDLTKGRIVYRGRT
- a CDS encoding sulfite exporter TauE/SafE family protein, with amino-acid sequence MSVWILAGLIFSIAAVMTMTGRGGGNFYVLAIALAGFSMHEAAAIGQFVLIVSSLAATVLFSKQNVTDWKLVALIGSMTLVSAFFGGFCSDLFPDRLLKIVFAFFVFVASLLMLKPVKNEMKPQGRLTCRMTSGDAVYPVHVLLVVPVVLTTGFIAGMVGVSGGSFLVPLMTLALRVPMRVAVGTSTTLVLITASAGFLGHISSGHFNVAPALPLAIGGLLGGGLGARLTLKFKPKNLKYIFAITSLTAAMIMVIKVVVNG
- a CDS encoding DUF2339 domain-containing protein; this encodes MEFLIGLFVLFLFAAPLVVSITALVRVALLKREVEQLRADQQGNEAHTLTGRKAVSSESMPAVAPSRKVTESASPDSTKPRVSLEFMMGGKAAAFVGVAILIAGIALLVGFAIQQSLVGPRMRILFGLMAGGALVGIGHVVQRKDERVILLARALTGGGSSLFYFTVYAAYGFYHVISACTAGVGLVISALAVFGLAMRYRSQAVGVLGVLGAFVTPLLVGSDTTSPVFLLAYAALVNVPVILLGARRKWQVLYNLAFVFTVLHFFIWLDAANDGDWQTGLVFACLFFVEFAALGLLKLRSEQQMVGRTVDIVRLVSASLLLLWSDYSLLDHAGLHHWIGVSFVLLALMHFALSYVAFRVRTLFSGEILAFFTGGILFISLALPVQFDGAWVTSGWAIEGVLLAWLARRTGSHFLKSGAFLLGMTGLIKALLLDGGAIVDTPRLFLNTGFIMGMLSAGLIGVQGKIAEGFDDAGHGEAWRDLLLWFGVLGALTFLFVDTFSVYGVDNVWSWLASTCILLIGGALLAGCAPKTSSITVLGSILLLIVPVEILLLDTWFTCSNDVFVGYDFEYSLIQLMMLGSLLVFLRARLTTVDAQFVLPSRVYAGVLSIFSLFSGVGLISMELGRGGGVWAGPVMTLFWAVCALLFIFWGMKRRTAVHRYAGLVLFVVTTAKVLLFDSSELAGLERIAAFIGTGLLLLLLSYVYQKASSYFKETKRDQAGS
- a CDS encoding tyrosine--tRNA ligase; translated protein: MNIEQQLDVLCSRCVDMVSKDDLRKKLERAASEKRPLRIKYGADPSAPDIHLGHVVGLNKLREFQDCGHTVVFLIGDFTGMIGDPSGRSQTRKPLTREQVKANAESYKEQVFKVLDPDKTEVRFNSEWCAPMSFEDVIRLSSHVTVAQMLARDDFSKRYAGNQPISLVEFMYPLVQAYDSVMLQADIELGGTDQLFNLLLGRELQKVYGQEPQVVMTLPLIEGLDGVNKMSKSLNNYIGVTETPKEIFGKTMSVSDELMWRYFEFIQCMPSDEVQALKKAVESGEKHPRDIKDQLAQNIVARFYGDDAAAHASTEFKNVFAKNKLPDDIKDVDVTPLMQEGGVPLLQLIVSAGLSPSNGEARRLVQQGGVRLNDEKVTDPRALLCVEDQMILRVGKRGFARLRV
- a CDS encoding thioredoxin family protein; the protein is MKKIQILGTGCPKCKTLYANADAAVKASGVDAEISKVDKIKDIMAMGVMITPALMIDGALKSSGKVLSAGDIQAMLLK
- a CDS encoding thioredoxin, with translation MIHRVGILVLLAVAAGVVYAVKQREEPTETVSPPENVSAMASQAAVPAALPQLIDLGASKCKPCKMMEPILEDLSEHYSDQFTVRFIDVWKNKEAAKQFGIRAIPTQIFMSADGKELYRHEGFFPKDDILSKWNELSGK
- a CDS encoding rhodanese-like domain-containing protein, producing the protein MNEFEKVICAMDFNYFGTSQHKMEVDAFLKAERPLLLDVRAKEELETVRLPLKYMCDVLEIPTDEVPARLDEIPRDRLIGVFCSSGVRCVIIFAYLKSKGFDQVKVLPGGYAPMMDALKPGRIYKKING
- a CDS encoding arsenate reductase ArsC is translated as MKKKVLFLCTGNSCRSQMAEGWARYLKGDVMDVYSAGIETHGLNPNAVKVMAEAGVNISDHHSKLLDELPDVSFDYVVTVCGHANENCPFFPGKVIHVGFDDPPKLAQSAASDEEALNHYRRVRDEIKKFVEGMPGNLA